The window AGGTATAAACTTTGGTAACTTTCTACAGCAAACGACGCCGAATGTGCTTTAGAAAAACTATAACCAGCGAACGAAGATACTTGTCGCCACACTTCTTTAGTCGTTTCTTCATCACGTCCTAATCTCTTTGCATGATCAAAAAATCGTTGAACCAATTTATCAAACTCTAATTTCGACCTATACTTTCCGCTCATCGCCCTGCGTAGAATATCTGCATCAGCTAAGCCTAAACCTGCATAATGATGACAAATCTTGATTACATCTTCTTGGTAAACCATTACACCGAAAGTTTCCTCTAGCTGCTCTTTCATCACCGGATGCAAATATTTTACCTGTTCTGGAGCATGATAACTTTGAATATATGTTTTCATCATCCCAGAACTTGCCACACCCGGCCGGATTATAGAACTGGCGGCTACCAACGTTAAATAGTCATCGCAGGTTAGTTTTTTTAATAACTGGCGCATGGCTGGAGATTCGATATAAAAACATCCAATAGGTTGACCTTCCCTTAGCTCTGCATTCAATTTTGGATCTTTTTTAAATTTCGGAAAATCATGAATATCAACATCACGACCACAATTTTCCTTAATTATTTTAACTGCCTCTCTGATATGTCCAATTCCTCTTTGACTCAAAATATCGAATTTTTCATAGCCAATAGCTTCTGCTTCATACATATCCCATTGTACTGTCGGAAAACCTTTAGGCGGCAAATCTAATGCGGTATAATAAGTAATCGGTTCTTCAGAAATTAAAATTCCACCAGCATGTATAGAGCGCTGGTTTGGCATATCTTTCATCAGCTGATGAACAAATTTGAGCTTTTGATAAGTCGGATTTAGCAGATTTTCACGTTCCTTAGTTGGATCGGTAAAACTATCTATCTCACCTTTCGGCAACCCCAAAACTTTTCCGATTTCACGAATAATAGCACGATCTTTAAACGTGCTCATAGTACCTAAAAACGCAACATGGCCAGTTGGGTAACGATTGAATATATATTGTTGAATTACGCCACGCTCATCCCAAGAAAAATCAATATCAAAATCCGGCGGACTCGTTCTTTTCTCATTAAGAAATCGCTCAAAATATAGATCAAGCTCGATAGGATCAACATCCGTAATTCGTAAACAATATGCAACAATACTATTTGCACCAGAACCACGACCAACATGATAAAATTTGCATTTCTCGATTGCGAACCGGATAATATCAAACGTAATCAGGAAATAAGCACAATAATCTAATGCTTCTATTACTTTCAATTCTTTTTCAACACGCTTCCTGGCTTCTTCATTATTTAATCCATACCTGTATGCTAAACCTTTGTAAGCAAGTCGTTTGAGTAAAACTGTATCAGCTTTGCAGCCTGTCTTGGTATAGGTTTTCTTATTTTTAGAAAATTTGCCACCAGAAATATATCCATCCATGGAGCAGGCATTTAAAAGTTTCGCTGTATTTTCTATAATAAATGGATATTCTGAAAACTGATTTTTTAACTCTTCCTCACTTATAAATTTTTCTTTTTTTGAGCATTTATCCTCATCAGAAACCATGGTTAATAAAGTGCTTAAACTTACAGCTCTTAGGTATTCATGTAACCGATATTCGTATTTATCGCTAATGGTAACTGGATGCCAGATTACCAGTTTATCTCGAAGATTCGATATTGGGAGCGCATATAATAAATTCAATTGTTCCTGACGGATCGCTAAAAACTCGTTTGCCCTTAAATCCCGTTGATGACCCTTAGAAAAAGGATACAAAACAAATATATTCTCAAACTGTGGCGCTTCTAATGGAAGTGAATGTTCGTTTAAGTTGTGCCAGGTTAAAAAGTCATTCAACTCTTTCATTCCTTCTTTGTTTTGGGCAATGCCGATATATAATAACTGATTATTTAAGCGGAATTCGATTCCTGTAATCGGCTTGATTAAATAAGGATCATTTCCATTGTCGCTGTCTGATTTCTCTACTTTTATTTTTTGTTTTTCGCATTGGCGGATAAACTCCATCGCACCCGTGGAATTATTGATATCAGTTAAAACAAGTTGCCGAATACCTAAAGCACGAGCCTGCTTAACAATTCCTTTTATATCAATTGTTCCGTATTTGAGGCTATATGAAGAATGTACATTAAGAAACATATTCAGTTGGCAGTTGCCTGTTTTGTATGTGTTGGCTAATAAAACAGCTTAAAAGTTTTATTCATATCGTCGGTTAGTCACCGACTATGGAATTTAAACATAAATCATTCTCAATGTCAGGAAAAATGCTGAATCAAATTCCGCGTGAAGACCGTCTTGAACGATGCATTAATTAACTAAAAAAACTATCCATCCAATTTTGTTGCTGTTCCTAAATCAGAATTAATAAAGGTTCTGATTCTCGATTTTTTTCGTTCTTCAACATTTTCATTTTCGTCGCCCAATTTATTTTCAGCTATTTTCTTCCGAGGATTGAACTTGATTACCTTACCATTTTTATCTCTTTCAGGTCCTTTTACAATGCAGGCCTTTACTACTGATTCTATACCGTAGTGTGCCCGCACCTTATCCATAGCCTGATACAAATCGTATTCAACCTCTGAAGTATGATACAAACCAATTTGCTCGAAACCACTTACCAAATGTGAAAGTTTAACGCCGATTAACCGGAGTAACATTCGCTTGGAATAGAGTTTTTTAAAAAGATCATGAGCTTTATTTATTAAAAAAGAATCTAATGCAGTATAAGGAATTCGAGCTTGTTGGGTTACCGTTTCGAAATTTGAATAACGAATGGTAACTGTAATACAGGCTGTTAATTTTTGTTGGCTTCGCAAATCAAAGGTGAGATTGGTAACCATTCCACTAAGTATGGCTTTCATTTTAGAAATATCCATGCTATCACTTTCAAAAGTAGTTTGCGTACCAATCGATTTTCGTTCCCGATATGGAACCACGGGCGATAAATCTATTCCGTTTGCTTTTTGTGAAAGACCTAAGCCATGTTGACCTAAAATTTTAAACATTAAATCTCGGGGAATTTCGGCTAAAGTTTGAATTTTGCGAACACCCATTTCACTGAGCTTTTTATAAGTGGCATCGCCAATTCCTGGTATTTTATGAACTGCCAAGGGATTTAAAAAGGGACGAACTTCTGGAAAAGGGATTTCTCGTTCGCCGTTCGGCTTACATTCATTTGTTCCTATTTTTGCCACTGTTTTATTGACAGATAATCCAAAAGAAATAGGCAAGCCCATTTCTTTTATAATGGTTTGCCTTAATTCCGAGGCGAATTTCATGCAACCGAAAAACCTGTCCATGCCGGTCATATCAATAAAATGTTCATCGATACTTGCCTTTTCAAACAGTGGAACCCGCTCAGAAATAATTTCTGTAATTTCATGGGAAGCTTTAGAATAATCATCCATGTTGCCTCTGACAAAAATTGCCTGCGGACATAGTTGCTTTGCCATTCTACCCGGCATAGCCGCATGAACACCATATTTGCGAGCTTCGTAACTGCATGAAGTCACAACTCCTCGATCGGAACTTCCACCAACGATAACAGGCTTACCAACTAAATCAGGATTTTTCCTTAACTCAACGGAAACAAAAAATGCATCCTGATCCATATGAATTATTTGTCTTTCCATGTCCATTATTGCCCAATTAATTTAAACTTGATTCTCGATTAACCAAAATTACTAATATATTTAGTTTTAAATTCTTTTTTTACGGACAACTTATTAACAAAATACTAACAATTTTAGTATAATAAAAGGCCTTTATCTTAAAAAAATTTCTAAAGATGGCTTCAAGAAATTTCAATTAAAATATTTTATTTACTGCATTGCAATAAAAAATGATTGGCAAATTTTGCAAACCTTTATTGAATGATATTTGTTTAAATCGTATATTAAAAACATCGTAT is drawn from Pedobacter mucosus and contains these coding sequences:
- a CDS encoding DNA polymerase III subunit alpha: MFLNVHSSYSLKYGTIDIKGIVKQARALGIRQLVLTDINNSTGAMEFIRQCEKQKIKVEKSDSDNGNDPYLIKPITGIEFRLNNQLLYIGIAQNKEGMKELNDFLTWHNLNEHSLPLEAPQFENIFVLYPFSKGHQRDLRANEFLAIRQEQLNLLYALPISNLRDKLVIWHPVTISDKYEYRLHEYLRAVSLSTLLTMVSDEDKCSKKEKFISEEELKNQFSEYPFIIENTAKLLNACSMDGYISGGKFSKNKKTYTKTGCKADTVLLKRLAYKGLAYRYGLNNEEARKRVEKELKVIEALDYCAYFLITFDIIRFAIEKCKFYHVGRGSGANSIVAYCLRITDVDPIELDLYFERFLNEKRTSPPDFDIDFSWDERGVIQQYIFNRYPTGHVAFLGTMSTFKDRAIIREIGKVLGLPKGEIDSFTDPTKERENLLNPTYQKLKFVHQLMKDMPNQRSIHAGGILISEEPITYYTALDLPPKGFPTVQWDMYEAEAIGYEKFDILSQRGIGHIREAVKIIKENCGRDVDIHDFPKFKKDPKLNAELREGQPIGCFYIESPAMRQLLKKLTCDDYLTLVAASSIIRPGVASSGMMKTYIQSYHAPEQVKYLHPVMKEQLEETFGVMVYQEDVIKICHHYAGLGLADADILRRAMSGKYRSKLEFDKLVQRFFDHAKRLGRDEETTKEVWRQVSSFAGYSFSKAHSASFAVESYQSLYLKTYYPKEFMVAVLNNYGGFYTRWVYVHELQKTGANVHLPCVNRSDEVVNIKGNDAYLGFIGVQGLENKFIQCIPQERNLNGPFKDLEEFVKRTQITLEQAILLIRLGALRFTGKDKKTLLWEIYTYLGHSQKRLNTAELFNIEHKEYTLPKLENSALEDAYTELELLDFPLNFNMFDFLKTDYRGDVMAADLNNNIGKTVKMVGNYVCEKTVHTIKNTKMWFGTFLDKNGDFFDTTHFPNTTPMYPFKGKGCYLILGKVVEDFGFPSVEVLKFAKLDIQMNPVAAD
- the dinB gene encoding DNA polymerase IV, with translation MERQIIHMDQDAFFVSVELRKNPDLVGKPVIVGGSSDRGVVTSCSYEARKYGVHAAMPGRMAKQLCPQAIFVRGNMDDYSKASHEITEIISERVPLFEKASIDEHFIDMTGMDRFFGCMKFASELRQTIIKEMGLPISFGLSVNKTVAKIGTNECKPNGEREIPFPEVRPFLNPLAVHKIPGIGDATYKKLSEMGVRKIQTLAEIPRDLMFKILGQHGLGLSQKANGIDLSPVVPYRERKSIGTQTTFESDSMDISKMKAILSGMVTNLTFDLRSQQKLTACITVTIRYSNFETVTQQARIPYTALDSFLINKAHDLFKKLYSKRMLLRLIGVKLSHLVSGFEQIGLYHTSEVEYDLYQAMDKVRAHYGIESVVKACIVKGPERDKNGKVIKFNPRKKIAENKLGDENENVEERKKSRIRTFINSDLGTATKLDG